In the genome of Denticeps clupeoides unplaced genomic scaffold, fDenClu1.1, whole genome shotgun sequence, one region contains:
- the LOC114773291 gene encoding uncharacterized protein LOC114773291 has translation MSALTDVQCEQPLVKPPPPQRGSAERRACVSLVAGGFLLLAGATLALLLVRTQREVLNVESVQSAHEDQEQREFPGTRQTGGDQHKPFARLSVAMASGTKLPGNSPLPWNVLPSSEWSHDMYNKSECAVIIPVSGLYAINLQITYRSTPHLDHPDSFIVLKNEVKKQLVRYQPGRNVTILTAMDTVPNTDVWMKTIHSQITLFLGEGDKLQVVVSHPNLVDLGGQAQTKSFWELAFLYA, from the exons ATGTCGGCGCTGACGGACGTGCAGTGCGAGCAGCCGCTGGTGAAGCCCCCGCCACCACAGCGCGGCTCCGCGGAGCGCCGGGCGTGCGTGTCGCTTGTCGCCGGCGGCTTCCTGCTGCTGGCCGGCGCGacgctggcgctgctgctggtTCGAACCCAGCGAGAG GTGTTAAACGTGGAGTCTG TGCAAAGTGCACATGAAGATCAGGAGCAGCGGGAGTTCCCTGGCACCAGGCAGACGGGTGGAGATCAGCACAAGCCCTTCGCCCGCCTCTCAG TGGCGATGGCCAGTGGCACAAAGCTGCCCGGCAACAGCCCTCTGCCTTGGAACGTCCTGCCATCATCGGAGTGGTCCCACGACATGTACAACAAAAGCGAGTGTGCCGTCATCATCCCGGTGAGCGGCCTGTACGCCATCAACCTGCAGATTACCTACCGAAGCACGCCGCACCTCGACCACCCAGACAGCTTCATCGTCCTGAAGAACGAGGTGAAGAAGCAGTTGGTCCGTTACCAGCCTGGGCGCAACGTGACAATCCTGACCGCCATGGACACCGTCCCCAACACGGACGTGTGGATGAAGACCATTCACAGCCAAATCACCTTGTTCTTGGGCGAGGGGGACAAACTGCAGGTGGTGGTCAGTCATCCCAACCTGGTGGACCTTGGGGGTCAAGCGCAAACAAAATCCTTTTGGGAGCTGGCCTTCCTCTACGCCTGA